Part of the Camelus dromedarius isolate mCamDro1 chromosome 11, mCamDro1.pat, whole genome shotgun sequence genome is shown below.
ATGGTGGTGGTGCCTTTTCTCAGGCTCGAAGCAGCAGCACtggcagtagcagcagcagtggaggaggaggagggcaggtaAGTGATGATTTGGACAGAGTGAGGAAGGTGTTGAGAGGATGTAGATATTCTTAGGTGATTGTCTTTTCACGGAAGAATTTTTAGGAAAGTGCTAAACCATTTTATAGATTGGGAAGTAAGCACAGAGACAGGTGACTTGAAGATCCCCAAAGATGAGAATTTCAGTAGTACAGACAggtcaggtttttgttttttttatttatttgggttttttttttctctttatttgtctgCATTGTTTGgctggttgggtttttttgtataGTGCCCCCTGGGCTGGTAGTTGGGTGTCATTAaactccctcctttcctctcccttatTTCTGTCCAGGAATCCCAGCCATCCCCTTTGGCTCTGCTGGCAGCAACTTGCAGCAGAATTGAGTCACCCAATGAAAACAGCAACAACTCCCAGGGCCCAAGCCAGTCAGGGGGCACAGGTGAGCTTGACCTCACAGCCACACAACTCTCCCAGGGTGCCAATGGCTGGCAGatcatctcttcctcctctggggcCACCCCTACCTCAAAGGAACAGAGTGGCAGCAGTACCAATGGCAACAGTGGCAGTGAGTCTTCCAAGAATCGCACGGTCTCTGGTGGGCAGTATGTTGTGGCTGCCACCTCCAACCTACAGAACCAGCAAGTCCTGACAGGACTACCTGGAGTGATGCCTAATATTCAGTATCAAGTAATCCCACAGTTCCAGACTGTTGATGGGCAACAGCTGCAGTTTGCTGCCACTGGGGCCCAAGTGCAGCAGGATGGTTCAGGTCAGATACAGATCATACCAGGTGCAAACCAGCAGATCATCACAAATCGAGGAAGTGGAGGCAACATCATTGCTGCTATGCCAAATCTACTCCAGCAGGCTGTCCCCCTCCAAGGCCTGGCTAATAATGTACTCTCAGGACAGACTCAGTATGTGACCAACGTACCAGTGGCCCTGAATGGGAATATCACCTTGCTACCTGTCAACAGCGTTTCTGCAGCTACCTTGACTCCTAGCTCTCAGGCAGTCACGATCAGCAGCTCTGGGTCCCAGGAGAGTGGCTCACAGCCTGTCACCTCAGGGACTGCCATCAGTTCTGCCAGTTTGGTATCATCACAAGCCAGTTCCAGCTCCTTTTTCACCAATGCCAATAGCTACTCAACAACTACTACCACCAGCAACATGGGAATTATGAACTTTACCACCAGCGGATCAGCAGGGACCAACTCTCAAGGCCAGACACCGCAGAGGGTCAGTGGGCTACAGGGGTCTGATGCTCTGAACATCCAGCAAAACCAGACATCTGGAGGCTCACTGCAGGCAAGTCAACAGAAAGAGGGAGAGCAAAACCAGCAGacacagcaacagcaacaaattCTTATCCAGCCTCAGTTAGTTCAGGGGGGACAGGCCCTCCAGGCCCTCCAAGCAGCCCCATTGTCTGGGCAGACCTTTACAACTCAAGCTATCTCCCAGGAAACCCTCCAGAACCTTCAGCTTCAGGCTGTTCCAAACTCTGGCCCCATCATCATCCGGACACCAACAGTGGGGCCCAATGGACAAGTCAGTTGGCAGACTCTTCAGCTGCAGAACCTCCAAGTTCAGAACCCACAGGCCCAGACAATCACCTTGGCCCCAATGCAGGGTGTTTCCTTGGggcagaccagcagcagcagtacCACCCTTACACCCATTGCCTCAGCTGCCTCCATCCCTGCCGGCACAGTCACTGTGAATGCTGCTCAACTCTCCTCCATGCCTGGCCTCCAGACCATTAACCTCAGCGCATTGGGTGCCTCAGGAATCCAGGTGCACCAGCTTCCAAGCCTGCCCTTGGCTATCGCAAATGCCTCAGGTAAGGCTTCaatcttttgcatttatttccgGAACTACCTAGCATCTCAGCTGAAACTATTGAGTCTAACGAAGGGAGTAGAACCTTTTGAGGGTAACAGTTTCTTGAGAGCAAGTCAATTAGAGAAACAGCAATGATTCTctttaaatcatttgaaattgACATGATGgaaacttttttatttcttcaggtaATCAGATGAGAAAGGAGCACTTCTGGGCAATGTTCTTGGGGGTCTCTGTACTTCCAGTGCCTTTGGTGCTACGGaacaagggttggcaaactttttctctaaaaggccagatagtaaatatttcaggcctTGTGGGCTACATGTGATCTCTGTTACAggtacttttttgtttgttttttacaaccctttaaaaatgtaaaactgttcTTACCTTGAAGGCTTTATTTGGCCTGGGGGCTTACTCCTGTGGATAGGAAGTTATTATAAACTTAACCTATTTTTAGGACAGTAAGTCATCAGATATTTCTCGTGAATTGTAAGCAAGGGAACTGTGATACAATGGATTCCAAAGGATTTTTCAACAAAATAAGTTCCCTGGTTAATCTTTAGTTAACCGGAGTAACCTATCCTCTGAGCAAGCTGGTTAATcaaggtttaattttttaaaattctacttacCTTGAAagtactaattttttttctaatgtatatTTGTAATAAGTTTCCTAGGTGATTCTCATACTGCCTAGGTAAGAGGAGCACTTCCTAGGTTGCTTTGAAAGTAGTGAATGGTtgaaaagggaggggagaaaaaaagaaaaaggaggggaaagaaaaggagtgGGGCTTGGAATGGAGTTGGGAGGTGGAGTTGAGAGGAGTTAGGAATAAGGAGAACTTTGTAGGGGAAAAAGAGTCGTCAGGGAAAAAGTATATATTAGAATGTATGTTGAGTCAGTTAACGCTactattcagtcatttattttgaACTGTGTTCACTGTTggttaatttgaaatttaaaacatctttttaaaaaggtaaaagttCATTtagaatttgtcattttaaattccATTGTCACAGAACTAATCTTAAATAAAGCACAATAAggatacatatacatttttatattctggCATGATATGTAGAAATGATGGGAAATAGCTTAATACCACTGAACATCTACTTCTGTTGGAGTATGTGTAGGTTTATTAATTGTTTACTTTTATTATAGTGTCCTCATTCCGTTTAGGCTGGTTCTTATGTAAGAGAGGATAACAAATAGGCAACCATATTTCCTGCCTCCTGCAGTTAAGGAAAATCCGTGGCGGGGTGGTCTGCTCACATTCCCTAACTTTCTACCATTCTTGTAGCATGTTTAAAATGACTACATTTTGAGCCTTAAGACTAATTTTCTTAGTGAATTGGAGATCATGTAATAgaaagagctggaagggacctgaGAAATCATCTTATACAACTGCCTTTCTAGATGAGGACTTTGAGATACTGAGAAGCACTTTAGTGATGAGACTGCTTGCCATTAGTTCTAGTCTGATGCGTTACCTGTTAATTTTAACTTGGGAAGTGAGAAATCCTTTAGATTGTTAAAAATGTGTTAGAAAAggtatctttgtttctttgaaatttaATGCTCTAGAGTTGGCGAGTGTTTTATAGGCTAAGAATTTGGGAGTAGAAATGGGAAAAGTTTAATAAAACCTGAACCCTACAGCCTGGAGAATTAGACACTTTCTAGGTAATctacatttgtgtattttctctttgctcttaGGTTGTTGTATCCAGCAGTTTTGCTCTTCACAGGAAAGCAAAGCTGCGATTGTTCCAGTTAGTGTTAATTTGCAACTTTTAAAAGGTTTATAACTTAAGCCCTAAAGAACAGTTATGAAGGCACTCTCATTGCTAAATCATACTCTGGAGAAGTCTGCCATTTAATATGTCATAGGATAGAGCTACCTAGCTGTTATTGATGGTCTCTGAGCTTAGAAAATGCATGCCTTTCTGTAAGGTAGCAGCAGCGTGACATTGCTAAGGAGAGAATGAGGCTCTGAAAGGCCATTTTGTGAGAGTTGAGATTGCTTGCTTCATTAATAGTGGTTTCTGAAGATACAGGTTTCCTCCTTTCTGGTTTGTCAAACTTGTGCAacgttttttccccccttcaatTGATCTGACTTTATCCTTAATGAAAGATAATAAAATCATTTCCTGGAATCTTAGTGCTCTTTATCTGTTGCCTGGATGCTACAAAGCCTCTCATTTTACTCCCTTTTCTGGTATATAGTTATTTTGGAAAAACAACCTCTTGGCAGTATGATGTAGTGGAAAGAGCCTTGGATGTGAAATCATGTTGTAAGATACAGATAAGTAGGTAGATAGCACTCTGCAAAGTGAGACATTATTATTACTTGGTTGTGGAAGACTGCAGCTTCCATGGTGTGCACTtagtctgtttacatttttattatttttaaaaatcttctaacCTCTCCTGTTGACTTTCACTGTTTACTTTTTTTGCTGAATATACACGCAAAGGCACAAACTTAGAACCAAAATAAGCCAGCCATCTCTGTATTCCTGTTTTTCGTGGCTCTGCCCCTGGTGGGTGGTAGTGAGGAAGGGACCACCCAGTAAACTGAGTTTAGTTTCCAGACAGTGAAATTATCTATGGGctcttagtttttgttgttgttgttgaagttagtagctttttctttttttttaatcaacaccctttcccccttttcagcaccctttcttctcattttgtagTCATACTCTCGT
Proteins encoded:
- the SP1 gene encoding transcription factor Sp1 isoform X1, translated to MSDQDHSMDEMTAVVKIEKGVGGNNGGNGNGGGAFSQARSSSTGSSSSSGGGGGQESQPSPLALLAATCSRIESPNENSNNSQGPSQSGGTGELDLTATQLSQGANGWQIISSSSGATPTSKEQSGSSTNGNSGSESSKNRTVSGGQYVVAATSNLQNQQVLTGLPGVMPNIQYQVIPQFQTVDGQQLQFAATGAQVQQDGSGQIQIIPGANQQIITNRGSGGNIIAAMPNLLQQAVPLQGLANNVLSGQTQYVTNVPVALNGNITLLPVNSVSAATLTPSSQAVTISSSGSQESGSQPVTSGTAISSASLVSSQASSSSFFTNANSYSTTTTTSNMGIMNFTTSGSAGTNSQGQTPQRVSGLQGSDALNIQQNQTSGGSLQASQQKEGEQNQQTQQQQQILIQPQLVQGGQALQALQAAPLSGQTFTTQAISQETLQNLQLQAVPNSGPIIIRTPTVGPNGQVSWQTLQLQNLQVQNPQAQTITLAPMQGVSLGQTSSSSTTLTPIASAASIPAGTVTVNAAQLSSMPGLQTINLSALGASGIQVHQLPSLPLAIANASGDHGAQLGLHGAGGDGIHDDPAGGEEGENSPDPQPQAGRRTRREACTCPYCKDSEGRGSGDPGKKKQHICHMQGCGKVYGKTSHLRAHLRWHTGERPFMCTWSYCGKRFTRSDELQRHKRTHTGEKKFACPECPKRFMRSDHLSKHIKTHQNKKGGPSVALSVGTLPLDSGAGSEGSGTATPSALITTNMVAMEAICPEGIARLANSGINVMQVADLQSINISGNGF
- the SP1 gene encoding transcription factor Sp1 isoform X2, with protein sequence MSDQDHSMDEMTAVVKIEKGVGGNNGGNGNGGGAFSQARSSSTGSSSSSGGGGGQESQPSPLALLAATCSRIESPNENSNNSQGPSQSGGTGELDLTATQLSQGANGWQIISSSSGATPTSKEQSGSSTNGNSGSESSKNRTVSGGQYVVAATSNLQNQQVLTGLPGVMPNIQYQVIPQFQTVDGQQLQFAATGAQVQQDGSGQIQIIPGANQQIITNRGSGGNIIAAMPNLLQQAVPLQGLANNVLSGQTQYVTNVPVALNGNITLLPVNSVSAATLTPSSQAVTISSSGSQESGSQPVTSGTAISSASLVSSQASSSSFFTNANSYSTTTTTSNMGIMNFTTSGSAGTNSQGQTPQRVSGLQGSDALNIQQNQTSGGSLQASQQKEGEQNQQTQQQQQILIQPQLVQGGQALQALQAAPLSGQTFTTQAISQETLQNLQLQAVPNSGPIIIRTPTVGPNGQVSWQTLQLQNLQVQNPQAQTITLAPMQGVSLGQTSSSSTTLTPIASAASIPAGTVTVNAAQLSSMPGLQTINLSALGASGIQVHQLPSLPLAIANASGDHGAQLGLHGAGGDGIHDDPAGGEEGENSPDPQPQAGRRTRREACTCPYCKDSEGRGSGDPGKKKQHICHMQGCGKVYGKTSHLRAHLRWHTGERPFMCTWSYCGKRFTRSDELQRHKRTHTVVPG